AGATAGAGGTAccatatacaatatagattgtattggattgGGACATGATGAAAGTAAGAACTTTTGATAATCtacgttaaaatatagaagttcaacattcatcaattgatggtcgtttgagacttgaccttaatcctgaagtgagtaataaactcatatttgtgattttatgacttttgacttatcgggtaaggttcaatattcctacgaccaAATTCATGATATATtagagtcatagaactacaagtgccCAGGAACATAtttcacagatatgaaatctactccttacttaaatgaaagcagattagttgttAATTTTAGTATTGATTCggggcttgaacatagagcgctcaattttTGATGGAGAACAGAAATTTcattctgtaattaaatttatagaataatgtatATTAGatgatcaatggaactaattgataagaACATAATTAGAGAGATTAAcggacattaagacctagctttaattatgaacaattagtagagggtcataactcatacaatgactaaatcaatggacgactttatgTTAGAAAAACAATCACAGTGCGCAGGGGAATTGGCGTGGTGAGTCCAGTTTACATAACACCAAAAAATTTCCATTTCTCATAAAAACAATTTACATGATAAAAAAACATCCAGATAGAaaaattaacatacaatattattaatcatgcaacatatatataaatatacaatatatttatatatatcatataaacatatacataaatattcaagaacatgaatGTTTACCTCTTGAAGActatcaagtgtccttaagtcttttcgtatatatatcgatattcatatccaacgctttgagtactcaaatcaTGATCTTCctgagtgttctctacacctcaagacgtgtgtttACCCAAAATATTTGTATAATGATGTGGCACGATTGAGGCGCACATGGACTGCACGTGACTGGTTATTGATGAAGGTCTGGTCGACCAACGACTAGGGGATCAAGAAAAAATTGAGCTACCCGGCCGATAGGCGCAAAGAGTCTGCTGAGCAGCGGGgaagatgtgctgacatatgcgaccagaTCTACTCGTAGGACCGAAGCCAGTATTCAGGGACGGTTATGGGTGAGATATTTCTAGGATATTTGATTCTCTTTATATGTAGATAtcattatttctattattatttaaatatgcttgtggcATAAGTTAAGGATGGCACATAGGCTCATATGTACATCCTTAATCCTATGAATATGGCTCATGGAATTTATTTAAAGGaggcaataatttgtattcagagacAACAAGTGCATTTATACACGATCTTTGTATTCCACTtcagagcttgtgaaacttagtgaaccctagtttgttGATCGTAGGTTTCGGAGTTAACATCAATAaaagcactaagtggacgtaggtcattaccaatctttggggtcgaaccactataaaatcgttgTGTcgttttagttcttgcattcagctcTATCATTCTTATCGTTTTTTGTGACTTTATGTCGTTGACTAAATCGATGGTCAACAATGTGTGtgagcacatagagaacaagagttTGCAATTTatgaatcacaagtatatctcaataCATGAGAACTTGGAATATGACTTGAGAAGGGtaagaataaaagaagaagaagacaaattCTTGTCTGACAAAATCTGAAACTTTTTTCTGAATTCTCTCTGACTTGTGTAtggcttgttttcttcttgttattctataacatatatatagagaATATGTATTACCATATCATTCcttataataatagtaatataataataatatcataatgatgacataaattgatttaggtaaatatctaacttaccaaatttgaaaatatctattttcaaattattaattaattaaataaataaaataaaagctacACAGATACAATATATGTACACTGTTACACACATGGCACGGTCCCTGGAATGTGTCATGCGTGAACAACAGTGTATTCCCTTTTCaaggatatttaattttttttttatttatttaacgaAAATCAATCATTCaacaaaatatgatattttctttttaaggaaaagattacaaccatctttcaaattttaaattttaaattcaaaattcaaattgatgatcatcattatcatcatcttttaaaattcaatatataaaaaactatctttgacttaccaattttattttctcccactcaaataaaataattaatttcaaaattttatttatttatttatatatatatgaattttgaaattatatatttaaattaataaacatattttataaaatttaataattaattccaaattaattattcaagctcaattattatataattgtgtacttgacccgaagaataaaattcttctcaaatttctaaattatagttttacccttgtatcaactcttaccttgatatggtgttgatagagttaccttggggacctatggacatTAATATCAAGcaccaataaatattagattattaatcaaagctctttgattaaataatcatatttattaatctcatgattacttcactataaatatgagattgaactcttgataattatagacatacatttacaaagtactttattaaagaataaaatgtcaattgatataatcattactgttatccccatttcctgtcgtgggcccggGACCGCGTTCCAGGCCCACTAACTGCCCAATTGAGGTTGGGCCCAGTCAGTCCAATTCTGGGCGAGGCCCGGAAGGCGTCCGGGAAGTATTGTCCGAGACAGTCATCCGGGAGACGGTTCAACTGGTTGGGGATAATAGTCGGGATCGGTTCGAACAGTCCCGAAGCCTGATAAACGATCCGGGCTCCTGGTGGATGATCCGAGCTTATGGTAAAcggagagggacagaggtaaacggacCCGGGTCGAGTCCccaaggttggcaggataaagcatccatgaccctgactccgccctatgaagcgtgggagttgtccccatgTTTCACCTACGGaagaggccacctcgggattgtacgccgctggttcagacctatGCCGCCATTGCTCTGACCGATCTTTTCCCCTGAATCTGTCTCGTAATtcgagatgcccagaccaaaagctccAATTTGTTGGATGATAGTTACGGTTTGGGTCGGCCCAATGGGCTCAAGTTAGCATTTTTCTTTGATGTTTTAATTCttctgtattgggcttccgatagagaagccagcaatatttatacatttattgggcccgggtcagcccggcccactCCCAGTGCTCTTGTGAACCTATAAATGCATGTAACAGAACACTGGAGAAGGGACTCTGGGGAGGGTGTATATTGTTACTCTGCTAAAAACTGAGAGAAAACTCCATCGTTGTAGACTCTCTAagttctaatacaactgtctcgtggactaaggctcgttaacgcaccaaccacgtaaaaatcttgcttaTAACCTCTAAACCCTTTCTCTAAATCTctcttatattttattattatagtttccgaaaatctcagtAAACAATTACATACAACGTTagtcctctattaatggttcataattaatagggaataaaattactgttttactctTTTAGCTCTAtattgttcctagagtaccattgactttactagtaaaggttgtgtcacaacaagtttgcgacgtgagcgctcataactttttcagttccaaaagtcaacccaatagggaaccattattcaatctataagaaggtatatatttcatatttgataaactatgtccccatccatatatatcattgagtccccaaaataattgttcttagcctaatcattctgacaaatctTAACACattaatcaaaggatcagatgacatatataggagttcatagcaacctcaggattaagaatATCATGTATATGAttatcatttgatgtgtttgattaatactatgaaacaagtgtttaaacaaatattaacaaatcacatctggtccagttctatatatcactatatataaagtacattcactaaagtgtcctactacactagtgacccggatctaggtcacttgtactagcgaaccatactagcagtaattaatataaagattcaataattttattttacttcgaacttttttaagtttattatcttaatttcgatcctctcataccaatatgagattaagaccacatcgataaactttggaattttacgatatttacttaatattatcagcataatatcggacataatctatatatataataattcaattcaattatttatttcatttaaaacatttgtcaactataaTTGTTTTAAGGCACTATTCACAACAGTTTATAGTTATAgcttttaataatataaaactgTAGTTTTGAgggttcaactatgaatttctagtggaataattcatagttaataaattaattaatggaactaagagttagtgaaatttaAATTATTGGATCTTAGAACTACAGGTTCATACTGTCCCTGTACTAGCTCGATAAAACAGAtgtaggattttggtattaaaatgaaataattaaaaataataaagtattattgtTAATCTtacaaattaataatatttaatggcaaataaaGTTATactaataattttgtgaaattaatttttattgaaaattaatttaatcatatttaattttgtggtataatattcaattttgtaaaataatatGCTAGAGGCCCAACAAATAGTATCATAGGGCCCATAGCCCTATAGTTTGTGACTGGGTGCCAACCATAGTGCAAATGGACTGTGGCCTAATGAGATTAAGGCTATgtcttttttttattgttatattaatagaacaTAATATCGTGAAAAAAAGATATCAAATGCATTTCACGATATTTTGCcaaaagagaaaaatagagaactttgttctctctgaatTGTGAAAAGAACACActctctctcatgtgttgagataaaaaagtgtgttcttgtgtatcataccaaatagcatagacatccacctgtCTCATTCTCTTTGTGCGAGACACAATATGGAAGATagtgggttaggaggctaagacgttATTCGATCTACACATGTTCTATATCTAGAAAAGATATTtgtaattttctattttattcagattcatgccGCATGAGAAATATCACATTCTGGTTATGGCTCCTAGAGTCATTTGTTCTTAtgttttaataattgttattatcgcATTGATATATTATCTCGTGCTTTTGATGCGTTGTCAATCACGTGATCAAAAACCAACACCAAGGGCATTACCTCCTGAGAACTGAGTCGGGAAATAATCCTCCTACAACCTTTCATGCTATGACCAACTCCTTTAAGTATACAAGAACCCTCATCTAAAGTTGAAAAATAATTGCCAGGTGTCAAGCAGAGACACTCTAGACCACAGACAATTATCTAACACCCACCTACCACAGAGATCCTGTTGTCGATCTCGTACAAGCAGCAAAAAGGATGTCTCGCGATGATGCCTAACATGGGAAAATGTGCAACTACCACACTGACACTGTCAGAGGCGTTTTTCCCAATAAAACAATGGTTGAGCCTCCTCGTACTAGGGCCTTTTGAGATACGATGGGGCCCACAAGCTTAGTAAATACATAATGTATTCATTTATGTGATAACAAACCTCATTAAGAGAAGAATAATTGTAATTAGCTCCAATTATTGAGCTTAATCTTCTTagctgcctataaatagagctaaGGACAACTTGTAAAGGGATCAAAATTCCATTTTCTAATATTCAGAGTGAGCATATACGCTGCTTGAAAACCAAGAGAACTGAAGCTTTGCAAGTTCTTCTTCctaaatacaagtgactcgtggactagggttgatTAATAACCTAAACCACATAAAATCTGgtgttcttattcttcttctttgagTTTTCCTCTTAATTTGGTAGTTGATGAAAAAGCCAATCAACATAAGCGATTATTGTTAGGGATCAAAATTTTGTGGCATGTGTTTCACGAATACGAGGCCCCAATCTCGCAAGTCGCTATGCCTCGCAACTAGGGGAAGGAAAAAATATGTTCCTCTACAGCCAAGCCATGTTCAGTCCTGTAAGTTGCTCTACCCAAGTATGAAGCAATCTTTTCACAAGCAGGTAGCATGCCCAACGAGTTATACCTCCAACTTGCATTCGAACAAAATCTCGAGATTTTTGCTAAAGCATCTGACATTGCACAGCCACTAACTACTCCACTACGTGCACGATCTGGCCACCATTATCCTACATACCTACAACAAGGATCGTACAATCAATCtaagagcatctccaatggaGTGCTATAAAAATGGTGTATAGCCATTTTTTAGCCTATCTTCATAAAATTGAACTCCAATGGTGGTCTAAAATGTGTGTCAAATTTAGCACATGCTAAaatttgtgccaaatttggtACAAAATAAAGCATGGGTCAAATTTGGCCCAcaataaatatcacatttttaaTTACTCATTTGTCACTCATTAATACGATTTATTAACTGaaaaaatgttttaatttttaatttatcttttaataaaaaaatttaattattttgtatattttcaattaGTATTAATAGTTGTGGACTTTTTTAGCAGCTTTTgcatgataattttgcaaaatagacaaaggagattttagagagaatcaaaatggaggctaggttttcattatgtcaaaagagataaaaataagagtacaagagcaacaaaatatatagccaaaataatgagaggctaaaagactaaactacccttgcataataataaaacttatattattaacatccCCTTCAAACCCACGATGCATTTGCGGGAAGCATCGAgagtttgctaactaagaaacAAAAACGAGAAATAGTATGGGCCTTCGTAAACAAGTCGGCAATCTGCATAACGGAAGTGACAAATGGTAAAGTGATGGTCCCATTCTGATAGTGGTGACGAGTAAGATGACaatctatctcaatatgtttTGTGCGCTCATAAAAAACAGAGTTGCGAGTAATCTGAATGGCACTAACATTGTCACGAGTGGGATTTGAGAGAATAACACCCATATCAGCAAGTAACCAACACAACCAAACAATTTCAGTGGTAGTGGAGGCCATGGCACGATATTCTACTTCTGTAGATGATCGAGAGACAACAGTTTGTTTTTTACtcttccaagaaataagagaatctcccaaaaatataaaaaaaaaccagtggtagatttgcgatcagtacaatcaccaccccaatctgcatctgagtaGGCACGTAACTCTAAAGTTGACGTAGATGGAAAAAGCAGACTCTGAAATTGAGTTCCCCGAAGATATCGAAGAAAACGAAGCACAGCTGCCCAATGAACGGTAGTGGGAGATGCAACAAACTGACTGACAATGTGAACTGCATAAGCTATGTCTGGCCTCATGATAGTAAGGTACACTAAGCTACCAACCAGAGTGCGATATAGAGAGGGATCTGACAAGGCAACACCATCAGATGAACAATACCTGGCATTAAGCTCAAGAGGGGTATAAACAGTGCGACCATCAGAGAGACGAGCCTGATCGAGAATATCAGCAATGTACTTAGATTGAGAAAGAAGATAGCCACGAGGAGAGTAAGCtacttctatccctaaaaagtacCGTAGagaacccaaatctttcatctcaaattcacGAGTCAAGTGCATTTTCAACTCCGTTATCTCATTCGCATCATCACCGGTgataatcatatcatcaacatataaagagAGTAAAGTGCGGCCAGAAGAAGTACACCTAACAAAGAGAGCATAATCATGTGCACTGGGGTGGAAGCCGAGAGAAGTAATCACGATGGAAAATTTTTCAAACCAGGCTCGGggagcttgtttaagcccataaagAGCCTTCTTCAATCTGCAAACTTCTCCTGAATTATGAGGAACACCTGGTGGAGGAACCATGTAAACTTCTTCTTGAAGAGTCTCGTTCAAGAAGGCGTTTTTAACGTCCATTTGAGAAATGGACCATTGTCGAGCAGACGCAACAACAATGAGAGTACGAATAGTGGTATGTTTGGAAACTGGAGCgaaagtttcctcataatccaTCCCATACTCCTGAGCAAAGCCTTTAGCAACCAAACGAGCTTTGTACCTCTCTACTAACCCATCAGACTTAGTCTTGATCTTGTAAACCCAACGGGAACCAATAGCACGCTTCCCCACAGGAAGAGGAACAATATCCCAAGTACCTGTCTTGTACAACGCAGAGAGTTCTTCAGCCATTGCTTGCTGCCAAAGAGGGTCAAGAATAGCCTCTTTATAGGAAGAGGGCTCAGAGAGTTGGTGAATAAAagtcaaaaaagaagagaaagaatcagAATAAGTGGAGTAGACAAAATCAGGTAACTGTGTGGACTTACGAATTCTTTGAGGGTAGCGAGGAGGAGGAACAGGATCCACAATCTCATAAGCATCTTGGGTAGTAGTAGGAACAGAATGGACTTCAACAGGCTGAGAACCGACATCTGTAGAGTTAAGAGTATCAATAGTACAAGAATCAAATGGATCAATACGAGTGAGATCAGATTTGTGTAGATTGGGGGTGTCTGATGGAATAGAGCAGAAAGGTATATGCTCAAGAAACACAACATGACGAGAAACATAGAGTTTTTGACTAACAGGATCATAACATCGATATCCTTTTTGACCTTCACCAtaaccaagaaatacacaaagagcggaacgagaagtaagcttactacgttcaacatgaggacggagaacaaaacatgtggaaccaaagactctcaatgaagaataatcaggagtgtgaccataaagtttttcaaagggaGACAGACCTGAAGTGACAGAGGACGGAATTCTATTGATTGAATGAACTGCAATCAAAATAGCTTCCCCCCAGAACTCACTAGGAACATAAGCAGACAATAAGAGAGAACGAGCAGTTTCAACAATGTGTCTGTGTTTTCTTTCGGCAACCCCATTTTGCTCTGGTTTATTAGTACAAGAGGTTTGATGTAAGGTACCATCGAAAGCAAGCAATTCAGAGAAATGATTGGAGGTATATTCACCACCCAGATCACATCGAAAACATTTGATAACAACATTATGTTGAGTTTTAACAAAAGCACGAAACATATGATAAATCGCGAGGAAATCAGAACGATGTTTCATAAGATAGACCCAACAAAAACAagtataatcatcaataaaagagacATAGTAACGTGATCCACCTTTTGTTAGAACGGGTGATGGCCCCCACACATCAGAGTGAATCAAATCAAAAGGTGCAAGAGAAACACAAACACTCTTATAAAAAGGTAAAGCAAAAAATTTTGCCAATTTGCAACCACAACAATCTGAAATATCATGGGTTTGTAACTTTCCTAATGCTCCTGTGGAAGCTAAGTACTTTAAACGTGAACCAGATACATGTCCAAGACGAGAatgccataaataaaaactagacgaAGACGAACTTAAACGAAATGAAGACAAATCGACACTAGAAGCTGCAACATCAGGAACTCTCAGCTCATCTAAAATGTAAAGCCCCCCTGCCTACGACCTGTCCCAATCAGCTTCTTGGAATGAGGATCCTGCACATTACAACAAGAATTAGAGAAAATAACAGAGAAACCAGAGTCACATAATTGACCAACAGAGACAAGATTCAAAGTAAGATTTGGAATATGATATACATCAGAGAATGACATTTTTGGAGTGCAAATCGAGCCAATCCCTGCTAATGGCATGAGAGTGCCATCAGCGGTCATGACAGATACAGAGGGTGCTGATTTAATGGACAAGAAGGAATTGGAATTAGGTGACATATGATGTGAATCTCTAGAATCAAGGACCCATATAGAGGAAGATACACCTGGTGTACTACTACAAGGCAAACCTATGTGTGAGGAGGCTGACATGGCGTGTGGCTGCGAGGCAATGAACTTCTGAAACTGCTCTGTGAGTGTAGCAATAGAGGTACTAGGAGTGCTTCCAGAATCTGCAGGTGGAACAATAGCTGCCATGTTCGAAGACATAGGGTGAAGAGGTCGATAAGGTTGGTTGCCAAATTTCCAGTGAGGAGACTGATTCGGTGATTGCGCCCTGTTCAATAGTTTGGGACATTGAGTCTTCCAGTGTCCCTTTTGCTTGCAAAAATTGCATTCGTCATAGCCAACCTTGGCTTGAGTCTTGTGTTGATTGTTGGAGGCTGGCCGATGAGGAACTGCAAAGACAAAGGGATTCGGAGAAGGAAGAACCCcctttccccccccccccctttatcAACATGAGACTGCAAGCGAATCTCTTCTGCTAACAACTCATTAACCACCGAATCAACCGACGGAAGAGGACTGCGGTGCAAGATTGTTCCACGAAGACCTTCAAACTCATCTCGAAGAGCCATAAAAAACTGAACCAAACGTTGTGCGTCTCTCCGAGCAATGTAAGGGGCAAATGCCCGTAACTCCGCTGATTCAGTCAAAGCAAGCTGATCCCACAGATTAGACATAGCAGAATAAAATTCCTGAACGTTTATGCTATTCTGTTGAAGGGCCCGAATGTCAATCTCCAATTGATACTGCTTTGCGAAATTAGACTGTGTATACAGCCTTTCCAAGTGCTCCCAAACTTCCTTCGCCGTCTCATATTTCGCCAATTGGATACCGATTGATTGTTGAACCGAGTTGTTGATCCAAGTGATGATTTTCGAATTTTTGGCATCCCAGAGATCCAACTGTTCTGCAAAGCTCTCATCCTTATCGTTCTTCGGTTTCGTGGAAGTTCCAGAAACATAACCCCACATACGTTTCCCTTTCACAAAAAATTTCATAACATAATGCCAATACGAATAATTATGCCCATTCAATTGCACATTGATGGACTGAAGCGAATCATCTTTTGCGCCAGCCATGACGAACAATCAAAATCCAAATAAATAGAACAAAGTGCGAAATCCCCAAGATTGGTGCGAAAACCtcaaaatcaaagccaaagacagagccaaattcctaaaaaaaaataaaaaaatcgtgGCATACTCAAGAAcctagctctgataccatgataattttgcaaaatagacaaaagagattttagagagaatcaaaagggaggctaggttttcattatgtcaaaagagataaaaataagagtacaagagcaacaaaatatatagccaaaataatgagaggctaaaagactaaactatccttacataataataaaacttatattattaacattgCATTGGAGTACAAATGAAAAAAGTGGGCCAAATATAGCATTGACACATATTTtgggccaaatttggcacaaaatgtACACCAACCATTGGAGATGTTCTAAAGCATAGTACTTTTGTCATTtttatgttgtatttttattttgtaacaagGGCAATTTGGTAATTACATCTATACTTCTTTCATACCTATAAATATAAAATGGGAAAAAACCTCATGCAAGGGAGTCCAAGAAGGCTGAGTTCATTTTACTTAAGTGTCAACAATCATGcttcatttatttttatatattttttgaaagaaTAATCCATCAATTTACTTCtcacttttactttatttttgaCAT
This genomic interval from Humulus lupulus chromosome 8, drHumLupu1.1, whole genome shotgun sequence contains the following:
- the LOC133795774 gene encoding uncharacterized protein LOC133795774, with protein sequence MAGAKDDSLQSINVQLNGHNYSYWHYVMKFFVKGKRMWGYVSGTSTKPKNDKDESFAEQLDLWDAKNSKIITWINNSVQQSIGIQLAKYETAKEVWEHLERLYTQSNFAKQYQLEIDIRALQQNSINVQEFYSAMSNLWDQLALTESAELRAFAPYIARRDAQRLVQFFMALRDEFEGLRGTILHRSPLPSVDSVVNELLAEEIRLQSHVDKGGGGERGFFLLRIPLSLQFLIGQPPTINTRLKPRLAMTNAIFASKRDTGRLNVPNY